The Theobroma cacao cultivar B97-61/B2 chromosome 2, Criollo_cocoa_genome_V2, whole genome shotgun sequence genome includes the window AGGAATACTTCTCAGTCTCTCTATTTTGACTTCTTGCATAACAttatggaaataaaaaaaaaaaagaaagagaaaaaagtaaggaaaaggaaacaaacaaagtcttttcttttatttcttttgttcttttaaaattatgaaaataaataaaaataaaaaaataaaaaaaagaataaagaattaaGAACGATATTTCTGTCAATTGTTTTTTCtcgtaaaaaataaaaaaagagaaaaaagaaataaaaaaaagaaagacagaTCTTCCatttaaataggaatgaaaaaagaaataaaaagggtttttcatttctttcattatgttcaaaaaaaaaagagaaaaaggaaaaaaggattttaattttgaataaatcttccacttttcatttttacatgatttttaaatggtttttatTGTGCTCTCATTGCATATTCAgtgtttaaattttcttacattttggGGGTATTTcattgcatatcatatcatccaTTCATCAAAGCATTATTGCATTTCATGAATTCATACACATGACATATTTGCATCCATATccatatattcatattttctttatttctagcCATATTTATTCCCATAATAAAGAACCACACAGCTTTATTAGGtttgaaggaaataaaacaAATCCACATCTATGGAAAACATCTAGAAAGGTTTCagtcaaatttcaaaattcttttctaatttatttgatttgaatctTGGGGGGTTGAAAAGATATGGAACATCAGTTGGAAGCAAGGATAAGTGCACTAGAGCGCAATCAAGAAGAGTTCAGACATGATCTTAGAGAGATGAAAGGATAGATTGCCAAATTGATGGAAATGGTTAAATGTCTCAACAGAACCAATGTGATTCACCCTCAAGAATTCCAATCGCTTCAAACCGAACCACGCCTCAAGCAACCATTGAAGGAAGGCCAATTTGTCCTTGATAAGACCAATATTTCACTTAGTGACCCAAGTAAAGATCAAGGTTTGGAAAAAGTTATGAAAAGAATGGACGAGTTGAATATGCAGATGGTTGAATTGAAGGGCTCAATATCCAAGATGGGACCTCTAAGCTCTGCACCACCTTTAAACAATGGTTTGCCACTGAGCACATGCTTCCAACCTACCCCTTTTCGACCAACTTTTCAACCCATGAACATTGGTCTGCATCCAAGTTTTCACCCTTGCCCAAGCATTTTTCGACCACCTTCTCAACAAGCTCCTCGAGCCCAACTGTTCACACCATCACCTATCACCCTTGCTCCTAGCCTAGGTGTCATCCAAAAACAATCCAAAAGGAAACAACATAAGCAATTGGATCCCATTCCCATTTTTTATGGAGAACTTTTTCAGCAATTGGTTCAGGATCACCTTGTTGCTGCTATGCCTATAGAAcccttgaaacctccatatCCAAAATGGTATAATCCAAATGCAAGATGCGATTATCATGGTGGAGTCATGGGACATTCCATTGAAGATTGTACTACATTCAAGCATAAGGTACAAGCACTGACAGATGTAAAGTGGTTTGATCTAGCAAAGATGGTCGGACAGGGTGATAAGGTATCCAAATAGGCATCTAGGTGGCAAAAGTGGACTTTGTTaggactttttctttttgagtaAAAGTTTTTAAGGTTTTAGGATATTTAATGTTTAGACATAGATGtgcttaatttcttttgaagttTGGATTTATGTTAGTGAGCAATTAttagaaaatgaatttgttCCTTAAATGATGCAAGAAAATTATCACAATTTGGatcaaattttgtttcataatGACAAGGAGgatttcacaaaaaaaaaagagaaaaaaaaaacaaaacaacaaaaaaatatatataaaatacaaaaacaaaaaaaaaagataaaacaaaaaatgatgattaatggaaaaataaatgttttacaCAACTTAGATTTTATGGTAATCTCATCATGCATAAAAAGTGCCCTGAATCATTCATCATCTATTGACTCATAAGTCATCTTGTCATGCATTTAAACATCCATTGATTTTGACACCCATGCATTTATCATTCATCCACCTTTTTGTAAGCACTGTCATTTGACTTCGCTATATACAATGAAAAGAGAGGCAACAATGTCATTGGTTTCATGGAATGAAAGATCTTTTTTCAAGTTTTGTATAAAGAAGGAGTACATTTAGGAAGATCTTTAGTAAGGAAGAACTTATCACCCAATCTAATTTGTTTCCATTTTGTGAAAAGATAAAAGCTCGAGAAAGCCCTTTGGCTGTTTGTGTGATACGTGGACTCAAATTAGAATCATGGGAGATGAGCAGTCAAAACGAATGGACGAGATCGAGAAACGTCAAGACAAGATAAAGGAACAGTTGGAAAGGTTAATGGAGATGATTACTAGTAAAGAGGAAAGGTTTTTCGAAGGATTATCATGTTTGCAAAGACAAAGCCAATTGCAGATGAAAGGGCAAACTATGTCATTTTCGGGGGTAAATTTCTCTGACCCAACTCTTATTCCTGACTTAGATAACCTTGGAAAGCAAGAAACATTGAAAGGAGAATCTTTTGAGCTAAAGAAAGAATTGCAAATGCAACAAAAGCATGACCTTTTGGATGAGCGCCTTAAAGCTATTAAAGGGATGGACATATATGGTTCTATTGATGCAATAGATTGGTGTTTGATACCTGATGTGATCATCCCACCTAAGTTCAAAGTACCAGATTTTGAGAAATATGATGGAACCAAATGCCCAAAAGCTTATATCACTATGTATTGTCAGAATATGGCTGCACATGCACATGATGACAAGCTCCTGATACATTGCTTTCAAGACAGCCTCACTGGTGCTGTAGCAAAGTGGTATGTCCAGCTAGATCGCAATCGAATCCACACATGGAAAAACTTGGCTCGGGCGTTTGTAGCTCAGTATAAACATGTTTTGGACATGGCCCAAGATAGGCTTTCTTTGTAGAACATGGAGAAGAGAGACACTGAGAGTTTTAAGGAATATGCTCAAAGATGGAGAAATGTTGCTACACAGGTTCAACCACCTctcattgaaaaagaaataataatgttttttattgGTACTCTCCCACTACCATACTATGATAGGCTAATCGGAAATGCTACTAGGAACTTCATTGACGTAGTAATTTCAAGAGAGATGATTGAGAATGCAATcaataggggtaaaattgaagaGAATAGTGTCAGTAGCATGGAAAGTTGTAAAGCCTCGAAGAAAAGGAGAGGGGAAGCACAAGTTATCACATGTGAAGAGCAACCATGGTGCATCAATCCATACCATATTCATTCTGCATACCAACCTTCCTACCCCGTTTGGAATCATATTTCCCATAGCTTGTGTTCCTATCAACCAATTCCACAACTAAGTTTTCATCTAAGAACACCCACACCTCCACTTATGCCTCAATCATTGCCAAAACCCAACCTTCGCCAATTGCCCATGCCAATCTCGAAACTTTTGCCTATACTAATTGAGAATCAATACCTCAGTATGGTGCCAATGAAGACAATTCCAAACCCATCGGTAAGGAATTATACCCTAATACTAAATGTGGCTATCACATGGGGACAATTGGACACTCAATAGAGAAATGTAGGcaattgaaagagaaaattgaaaatctcaTCAAGGATGACAGTTTGACTCTTGAGCTTATGGAACGTTGGAAATCGGTTATGCCATAGAGTGGGCTCTCGTTAGGAAGTTGAAAATGCCTCAAGTCTCAAGAAAAAATAGATGATTcggagtttttattttttagttagaTGCATGGAATGAGTAGAATTCTTGTTAAGAGTTGTAAGTGTTAATGTTTTTgttgaatgaaaatttttaaagttttatgaGGTGATACGATTGTTTCAATAAAGGTTTTATAACATCTTTTCAAgatcataaaaacaaaaaatttctcaaaaaaaaaaaaagaaacaacaaaaaaaaaggagaaagaaagaaagaaagaacggtcataaacaaaaaaggtTTTAGGCAATAAAATGTGCACATGACCTTGAAAGAATTGATGGTTACTGTTTAGAACAAACTTGTCCTTGcaaacattttctaaccaTTTCTTCAAACACTTTGAAGCCCAATACCATTCAAATAAGGATATTCAAGAACTTAAGTCCAAAAGGAAACAAAGTTTTGAAGGTTTATTAACCTTATCATGTGATACCGAAAGACAATGATCTTTGTCTAGGCAATGACCAATGTTATAATTGATtgttttgcaaaatttttctttaaaaatcaagcaaatcaGGTACTCTTGTAAAGACTCTGAATGTGGTAGGTTAATAAATGTCAAGACTATGCTAAAGTCTCAAATATGCTAAAACCTCTCTAATTTCTTTCAACTGTATGCCAAATGTAAacctttcaaaaccatctttgATCTTATTCTGGGGCATGATGACTAAAAACAAGATTACCCAGTACCTTCAAGACACATTGGCTTTAAAAATAGGCCTCTTTCCCTTCTCATTTAGCAAAAGTGTTTCTTAAAAGAGTTGACCATGAGAAGGTGTTCTGATATTATATCTTTGAAGGCTTCTAAGGAACCTTTATTGTTAAGAATTGTCTCTTGAGCCTTCATTTGAGTGGTTgattaagaaagaaaacattcTTGATGAATCCTTTCACTTTGGAAAGGTTGATTCAATCTTCAGTTgtgaagtgaaaaaaagaaaaaaggaaaaaagaaagttgatAGTGACATTATGCACTTGAAATACTCAAATGGTGTCAAAAGTggcaaaatgaagaaaaatcatCCTTTAATCTTAAATTGTTCTTTTCTAGGGATTTGCTCTTCAATAGAAGTAACCATAGCTGAGAGGATAAATAGCCATGTTTCATTTTCCCTTCACAAATGAGAAATTATCCACTTGCTACCCCTTTGAGCCTATTACATTGTCTCTAAAATGCACCTCAACCAAGGATCACCTCCCACATTGGGGGGCaatattgaagaaaattttttgtcaaaagcATGGATGATAGAAGATTCATTTTGAGGGAAAAACGAACATCTGTTATATTATGGGGAACAGATGCAAAGTTGAGTTCTTGAAAGTTTCGAACTTAATCCATCAAcatgaagtttgaaaaaatgaatgaagaagaaaaaatgaaaatgaaaattgaaaaaaagaaaggaagaaaaagcatAGAAGAGAAATGGTGGGAAAAGCATGCTTTGAGAAAGGACAAATATCTTAAAAGAGGCCTTAGAGCAGTAATGAATGATCCTTGGTTTAATCACCTTTAAATACATGTTTTGGGCCTGTGTATCCATTTCTTTCAGAACCTTTAACCATAGCCTACATTACGTACTTGAAGAAGTCCATTTTGATCAAGTGTAGATACTTAAATTGAAGAGCTATCTTAGAGAAAAAGACCATCacatgaaagatgaaactttgacttcttttctttgctaaatttatattcttgaATCCTTTTAGTCATTTTGGACTAAGTTTGAGTTTTTCAAGTGCATGATGGAACAATcgatcaaaaaaaaaagaaaaaaaaagtaagtgTGAAAGATGAAGCTCTAGGGTGAAAACCCGAAAGGACAGTCTAGAgcgaagaaaaaaaaaaaaaaaaagaaaaagtgagtGAAAAAGATAAATCTCTG containing:
- the LOC108660762 gene encoding uncharacterized protein LOC108660762 yields the protein MEMVKCLNRTNVIHPQEFQSLQTEPRLKQPLKEGQFVLDKTNISLSDPSKDQGLEKVMKRMDELNMQMVELKGSISKMGPLSSAPPLNNGLPLSTCFQPTPFRPTFQPMNIGLHPSFHPCPSIFRPPSQQAPRAQLFTPSPITLAPSLGVIQKQSKRKQHKQLDPIPIFYGELFQQLVQDHLVAAMPIEPLKPPYPKWYNPNARCDYHGGVMGHSIEDCTTFKHKVQALTDVKWFDLAKMVGQGDKVSK